From a single Rutidosis leptorrhynchoides isolate AG116_Rl617_1_P2 chromosome 5, CSIRO_AGI_Rlap_v1, whole genome shotgun sequence genomic region:
- the LOC139847261 gene encoding SNARE-interacting protein KEULE-like isoform X4: protein MNNHILKMFEFRTSLIGILEDISHLVCSLDVLIMDKVTIKIMSCSCKMADITDEGVSLVEDINKRRQPLPTMDAVYYIQPTRENSNS, encoded by the exons ATGAACAACCATATATTAAAGATGTTTGAATTCAG GACCTCACTCATTGGAATCTTGGAAGATATCAGCCATTTGGTATGCTCATTAGAT GTACTGATTATGGACAAAGTGACTATTAAAATTATGTCATGCTCATGCAAGATGGCAGACATCACAGATGAAGGAGTATCAT TGGTGGAAGACATAAACAAGAGAAGACAACCACTTCCTACTATGGATGCAGTCTACTACATTCAGCCTACAAGAGAAAA TTCCAATTCTTGA
- the LOC139847261 gene encoding SNARE-interacting protein KEULE-like isoform X2: protein MNNHILKMFEFRTSLIGILEDISHLVLIMDKVTIKIMSCSCKMADITDEGVSLVEDINKRRQPLPTMDAVYYIQPTREKNMMVFCPHCSIVDTS from the exons ATGAACAACCATATATTAAAGATGTTTGAATTCAG GACCTCACTCATTGGAATCTTGGAAGATATCAGCCATTTG GTACTGATTATGGACAAAGTGACTATTAAAATTATGTCATGCTCATGCAAGATGGCAGACATCACAGATGAAGGAGTATCAT TGGTGGAAGACATAAACAAGAGAAGACAACCACTTCCTACTATGGATGCAGTCTACTACATTCAGCCTACAAGAGAAAA GAATATGATGGTATTCTGCCCACATTGCAGCATCGTTGACACATCTTGA
- the LOC139847261 gene encoding SNARE-interacting protein KEULE-like isoform X1, protein MNNHILKMFEFRTSLIGILEDISHLVCSLDVLIMDKVTIKIMSCSCKMADITDEGVSLVEDINKRRQPLPTMDAVYYIQPTREKNMMVFCPHCSIVDTS, encoded by the exons ATGAACAACCATATATTAAAGATGTTTGAATTCAG GACCTCACTCATTGGAATCTTGGAAGATATCAGCCATTTGGTATGCTCATTAGAT GTACTGATTATGGACAAAGTGACTATTAAAATTATGTCATGCTCATGCAAGATGGCAGACATCACAGATGAAGGAGTATCAT TGGTGGAAGACATAAACAAGAGAAGACAACCACTTCCTACTATGGATGCAGTCTACTACATTCAGCCTACAAGAGAAAA GAATATGATGGTATTCTGCCCACATTGCAGCATCGTTGACACATCTTGA
- the LOC139847261 gene encoding SNARE-interacting protein KEULE-like isoform X3 yields MNNHILKMFEFRTSLIGILEDISHLVCSLDVLIMDKVTIKIMSCSCKMADITDEGVSLVEDINKRRQPLPTMDAVYYIQPTREKCFVRKT; encoded by the exons ATGAACAACCATATATTAAAGATGTTTGAATTCAG GACCTCACTCATTGGAATCTTGGAAGATATCAGCCATTTGGTATGCTCATTAGAT GTACTGATTATGGACAAAGTGACTATTAAAATTATGTCATGCTCATGCAAGATGGCAGACATCACAGATGAAGGAGTATCAT TGGTGGAAGACATAAACAAGAGAAGACAACCACTTCCTACTATGGATGCAGTCTACTACATTCAGCCTACAAGAGAAAA GTGTTTTGTGAGGAAGACCTGA